A part of Chloroflexota bacterium genomic DNA contains:
- a CDS encoding alcohol dehydrogenase catalytic domain-containing protein, producing the protein MISMNSNALQQYQNVENPIPESQYAWPLYGAGIEKLGLNGKPVKREIPEITADELLMRIDAVSLCYTDVKEISLGDNHPRLKDRNLQENPIVPGHELSMTVIKVGDNLKDEYQVGQRYTIQPDVWVDGKSIPFSFGMDGAYRQFAVIDHRILNGDAGNYLISVPSEMTHAAAAITEPWACVEAAYRMGYRSHLKASGSMLIVGGEGTRSGFVLDDDWVAANKPAEIFVCDLPADLVERVEALCKKEGISFKACSHAELQDAEESFDDLLLLDLGANELTNLAEKLAKNAVISFYLNAGMVEQVSIDLGRLHYDNYQYVGTDGLNLREAYDRNPARVEFLEGGIAWILGGGGPMGRMHVQRAIESQVGPRKIIVTEVTDVRLESIRTFFGPLAEKYGKELVLLNPVEDDAGYRKEMEKILDEGGVDDVEVMVTIPAIIGDACQYVAKDGMINIFAGMKRGVSLAVDPMLIAGERQIRFIGHSGSGLDDQKAVVDRCLASQLDTNLSVAAIGGLMEIPDGIRAMKDSVYPGKIVIFPQFSDLPLTGLTELGEVLPDVAKLLGENDTWNAAAEAAFFESQLS; encoded by the coding sequence ATGATCAGTATGAATTCCAATGCGTTGCAGCAGTATCAGAATGTTGAAAACCCCATTCCTGAAAGTCAATATGCCTGGCCCTTATATGGCGCCGGGATTGAAAAACTCGGTTTGAATGGCAAACCGGTTAAACGTGAAATCCCTGAGATCACCGCTGATGAATTGCTGATGCGAATTGATGCCGTCAGTTTATGTTACACGGATGTCAAGGAAATCTCCCTGGGCGATAACCACCCCCGATTGAAAGATCGTAACCTGCAGGAAAATCCAATTGTGCCCGGTCATGAGCTAAGTATGACGGTTATCAAGGTTGGGGATAACCTGAAGGATGAATATCAAGTCGGACAGCGTTACACCATCCAGCCGGATGTCTGGGTGGATGGCAAGAGCATTCCCTTCTCCTTTGGGATGGACGGCGCTTATCGCCAATTCGCCGTGATTGATCACCGCATCCTCAACGGTGACGCCGGTAATTACCTCATTTCGGTGCCTAGTGAGATGACCCATGCGGCTGCTGCCATCACCGAGCCCTGGGCGTGCGTGGAAGCTGCTTATCGGATGGGCTATCGCAGCCACCTGAAAGCTAGCGGCTCAATGCTGATCGTGGGCGGTGAGGGGACACGGTCCGGTTTTGTTCTGGATGACGATTGGGTCGCTGCCAACAAACCGGCGGAAATTTTCGTTTGTGACCTGCCCGCGGATTTAGTGGAGCGTGTTGAAGCCCTTTGCAAAAAAGAAGGCATTTCCTTCAAGGCCTGCTCCCACGCTGAACTTCAGGATGCGGAAGAGAGCTTTGATGACCTGCTGCTCCTGGATCTGGGTGCAAATGAACTGACTAATCTGGCTGAGAAACTGGCAAAGAATGCCGTAATTAGTTTTTATTTGAATGCCGGCATGGTTGAGCAGGTGTCCATTGACCTGGGTCGCCTCCACTATGATAACTACCAATACGTTGGTACGGATGGCTTGAACCTCCGTGAGGCTTATGACCGGAATCCCGCCCGGGTGGAATTCCTGGAAGGCGGCATCGCCTGGATTTTGGGCGGCGGCGGTCCGATGGGCCGGATGCACGTGCAACGGGCGATTGAATCGCAGGTTGGTCCTCGCAAGATCATTGTGACCGAGGTGACAGATGTCCGCCTGGAATCTATCCGAACCTTCTTTGGTCCCTTGGCTGAAAAATATGGCAAAGAGCTGGTCCTGCTCAACCCGGTGGAAGATGATGCTGGTTATCGCAAGGAAATGGAAAAAATCTTGGACGAGGGCGGCGTTGATGATGTTGAGGTCATGGTCACCATTCCTGCTATCATTGGGGATGCTTGCCAATATGTCGCCAAGGACGGCATGATCAACATTTTTGCCGGGATGAAACGAGGCGTGAGCCTGGCGGTGGATCCCATGCTGATCGCCGGTGAACGTCAGATCCGCTTCATTGGTCATAGCGGCTCCGGTCTTGACGACCAAAAAGCAGTTGTTGATCGGTGCCTGGCTAGCCAATTGGATACTAATCTTTCCGTTGCCGCCATTGGTGGGCTGATGGAAATCCCGGATGGCATCCGGGCGATGAAGGATTCGGTTTACCCTGGCAAGATCGTGATCTTTCCGCAATTTTCGGACCTCCCGCTCACAGGCCTGACCGAACTTGGAGAAGTACTGCCAGACGTCGCCAAGCTGTTGGGCGAGAACGATACCTGGAACGCCGCCGCTGAAGCAGCATTTTTTGAGAGCCAACTGTCATGA